In Gimesia benthica, a single window of DNA contains:
- a CDS encoding HDOD domain-containing protein, with translation MTDWTKLRRELIGEGKQSPLPPEIKLPMLPKAVMEFSQKAEDPASTPKELSKIIETDAGISCELLRMVNSSAFGLRRKVSSIQQTITLLGIRSTKLFLVTTGLKQAMATSDSKLINLPNFWSTNLERALMAREIAMLMKVDADVAFSAAMLEDFLLPILSKELFDLYLTFTINQDSDPCLLSEYERQHFSWDHSAAAANVMLDWSFPDDLICAVYLHHKGLKLLTDDKLGKTAAAAVAVASLIPDPLRQNPQGLDQLLTLNDAWPEFKLFELADKIDQELREEATTTGNYLSLKNRLEKHAVLLETE, from the coding sequence ATGACGGACTGGACAAAGCTGCGTAGAGAACTGATCGGTGAAGGTAAACAAAGCCCGCTGCCTCCGGAAATTAAGCTTCCAATGCTGCCTAAAGCAGTCATGGAATTTTCACAGAAGGCTGAAGATCCTGCTTCGACTCCCAAAGAGCTGAGCAAGATCATCGAAACCGACGCCGGAATTTCCTGTGAACTGTTGAGAATGGTTAACTCCAGCGCATTCGGATTACGCCGGAAGGTTTCCTCGATTCAACAGACGATTACGCTGCTGGGAATTCGTTCGACGAAGCTCTTCCTGGTCACCACCGGTCTGAAGCAGGCGATGGCAACCAGCGATTCCAAGCTGATCAACCTGCCCAACTTCTGGAGTACCAACCTGGAACGGGCACTGATGGCACGCGAGATTGCCATGCTGATGAAGGTCGACGCTGACGTGGCTTTCTCGGCAGCCATGCTGGAAGACTTCCTGCTGCCCATCCTTTCTAAAGAACTGTTTGATCTGTACCTGACATTCACGATCAACCAGGACAGCGATCCCTGTCTGTTGAGTGAATATGAACGCCAGCATTTCAGCTGGGACCACTCTGCAGCTGCAGCTAACGTGATGCTGGACTGGTCATTTCCTGATGACTTGATCTGTGCTGTCTACCTGCATCACAAGGGGCTCAAACTGCTCACAGACGATAAACTCGGTAAAACAGCTGCAGCCGCCGTGGCGGTTGCTTCGCTGATCCCGGATCCCCTCAGACAGAATCCGCAGGGGCTCGATCAGTTACTGACTTTGAATGATGCCTGGCCAGAATTCAAGCTGTTTGAACTGGCCGACAAGATTGATCAGGAATTGAGAGAAGAAGC
- a CDS encoding M42 family metallopeptidase, which produces MEAKSLEFLKNLLHSPAPSGYERPIQEVVRAYVKEFADEVKTDLHGNVIAAVNPGAKRRVMFAGHCDQIGLLVQHIDDDGYLWANLIGGWDIQMLLGQNMQVHTDSGPIHGVIARKAIHLLTPEERKTVPEIKDLWIDIGARNGAEAREKVAIGDPITFELGFRPMLNQLASAPGMDNRVGVWVVMEALRQASEKSPEFGVFSVSTVQEEIGLRGAQTSAYSIQPEVGIAVDVTHATDCPAVSKKENGEINVGDGPVVYRGPNVNPVVFSTLTDLAEKNDISCQINSISRPAGNDANAMQLNQGGMATGIVAIPNRYMHSPVEVVSLEDLEHAANLLAAFCLEINEQTDFTP; this is translated from the coding sequence ATGGAAGCGAAATCTCTGGAATTCCTCAAAAACCTACTTCATTCACCAGCTCCCTCGGGATACGAGCGGCCCATTCAGGAGGTCGTGCGGGCGTATGTGAAAGAGTTTGCTGACGAAGTGAAAACCGACCTGCACGGCAATGTGATCGCCGCCGTCAATCCCGGAGCGAAACGGCGGGTGATGTTCGCCGGCCACTGTGACCAGATTGGTCTGCTGGTACAGCATATCGATGATGACGGTTACCTGTGGGCTAACCTGATCGGTGGCTGGGATATCCAGATGCTGCTCGGCCAGAACATGCAGGTCCACACCGATTCGGGGCCGATCCACGGGGTGATTGCCCGTAAAGCCATTCACCTGCTGACCCCGGAAGAACGCAAAACCGTTCCCGAGATCAAGGACCTCTGGATCGACATCGGAGCCAGGAATGGAGCGGAAGCCCGTGAGAAAGTCGCGATCGGGGATCCCATTACATTCGAACTCGGTTTCAGACCAATGCTGAACCAGCTGGCTTCCGCACCAGGGATGGATAACCGCGTTGGGGTCTGGGTTGTGATGGAGGCCCTGCGACAGGCGAGTGAGAAGTCACCCGAGTTCGGCGTCTTCTCGGTTTCGACAGTTCAGGAAGAGATCGGCCTGCGTGGTGCACAGACCAGTGCTTACTCAATTCAGCCTGAGGTCGGGATTGCCGTCGATGTGACCCATGCCACCGACTGCCCCGCGGTCAGTAAAAAGGAAAATGGCGAGATCAATGTCGGCGATGGTCCGGTTGTCTATCGCGGACCGAATGTGAATCCGGTTGTTTTCTCAACGCTCACCGATCTGGCGGAGAAAAACGACATCTCCTGTCAGATTAACTCGATTTCGCGTCCCGCTGGTAACGATGCCAATGCGATGCAGTTGAACCAGGGAGGCATGGCGACCGGTATTGTCGCCATTCCCAACCGGTACATGCATAGCCCGGTCGAGGTCGTCTCGCTGGAAGACCTCGAACACGCGGCTAATCTTCTGGCTGCATTCTGCCTGGAGATCAATGAACAGACGGATTTCACTCCATAG
- the hemL gene encoding glutamate-1-semialdehyde 2,1-aminomutase, with protein MTARSRTRSEAEFERALKVIPGGVNSPARAFGAVGGHPVVIDRGEGQYLYDIDGNRYIDFVGSWGPHILGHLHPQVMSGIEEALKKGTSFGAPTVLESELAELVAELVPSVEKVRMVNSGTEAAMSAIRLARGYTGRDKIIKFAGCYHGHVDSLLVQAGSGALTLGAPSSPGVPQGCTADTLVLEYNDIEQLKETFSQAGDQIAGVILEPVVGNMGVVLPEPGFLETVRELCTQHQSVFIMDEVMTGFRVALGGAQQRFGVTPDICMLGKVIGGGMPVGAYGGKAEIMDAISPVGSVYQAGTLSGNPIAMASGIATLQCLRETNPYPELEAQTQRLTKGLSAAASKAGLPHTLAECGSMFTLFFNPEKVTSFAVSSQNDTERFARYFQGMLDRGIYLPCSQFEANFASTCMTDEDIDQTIQAAEEVLQSIG; from the coding sequence ATGACAGCCCGCTCCCGTACGCGAAGTGAAGCAGAATTTGAACGCGCCCTGAAGGTCATTCCGGGAGGAGTGAACAGTCCGGCGCGGGCCTTTGGCGCCGTGGGTGGACACCCGGTCGTCATCGATCGCGGCGAGGGACAGTACCTGTATGACATCGACGGCAACCGCTACATCGATTTCGTCGGTTCCTGGGGCCCCCACATTCTGGGACACCTGCATCCCCAGGTCATGTCTGGAATCGAAGAGGCACTCAAAAAAGGGACGAGTTTTGGAGCACCTACGGTACTGGAAAGCGAACTGGCGGAACTGGTCGCGGAACTGGTTCCCTCCGTCGAGAAAGTTCGGATGGTGAATTCAGGAACTGAAGCCGCCATGAGTGCGATTCGACTGGCACGCGGCTACACCGGACGGGATAAAATCATCAAGTTTGCCGGCTGTTATCACGGGCACGTCGACAGCCTGCTCGTCCAGGCAGGCAGTGGTGCGTTGACACTCGGCGCCCCCTCCAGCCCCGGCGTTCCCCAGGGATGCACAGCCGATACCCTGGTCCTGGAGTACAACGACATAGAGCAACTCAAGGAAACATTCTCCCAGGCAGGTGACCAGATCGCAGGTGTGATCCTCGAACCGGTCGTGGGTAACATGGGGGTCGTCCTGCCAGAACCGGGATTCCTCGAAACGGTCAGAGAACTCTGCACCCAACACCAGTCGGTCTTCATCATGGATGAAGTCATGACCGGGTTTCGTGTTGCCCTCGGTGGCGCACAACAGCGATTCGGGGTGACTCCTGACATCTGCATGCTGGGCAAAGTCATTGGCGGCGGTATGCCTGTCGGCGCTTATGGCGGAAAAGCAGAAATCATGGATGCGATCTCTCCTGTCGGCTCAGTCTACCAGGCTGGGACCTTGTCGGGAAATCCAATCGCGATGGCCTCCGGTATCGCAACGCTCCAGTGTCTGCGGGAAACTAATCCCTACCCGGAACTGGAAGCGCAGACGCAGCGACTGACAAAAGGGCTCTCCGCAGCCGCTTCCAAAGCAGGTCTGCCTCACACGCTTGCAGAATGCGGCTCGATGTTTACGCTGTTCTTCAATCCCGAAAAAGTGACCAGCTTTGCGGTCTCTTCCCAGAACGATACAGAGCGATTTGCCCGCTATTTCCAGGGCATGCTTGACCGGGGTATCTATCTCCCCTGCAGCCAGTTTGAAGCCAACTTCGCTTCCACCTGCATGACAGATGAAGATATCGACCAGACGATTCAGGCAGCAGAAGAAGTGCTGCAGAGTATCGGCTGA
- a CDS encoding PQQ-binding-like beta-propeller repeat protein, which translates to MRILQGILLLLILFTNPVCQAGDWPQILGPYRNAHAADETIAASWPAGGPELKWQRPVGSGFAGVAVFQNTLVLFHRVGDQEIVEALNAVTGEPIWKQSAPVSYRGTFNPNDGPIAVPLIHNNWVYTYGITGRLQCLELKTGKVVWSRDTHKEFQVSDGYFGVGSTPIIVEEKLLVNVGGKRKNAGVVAFSLDKGFTLWQALQDDASYSSPTSAFRHGRFYAIFITRLHLTGLDPKNGNVLFQFPFGKRGPTVNGADPVVIGNNIFATASYGVGGFWGQIEQIGTREIWRSEKPMSSQYTTPIEYDGKLIGIDGRQDIGTARLICFDPQTRKVEWAENDFGYATLLEADNKLIIMKTDGTLVLAEASLDAYKELASEQIFHSTTRALPALSNGLLYVRDSKTLKCLKLGSDAPVTPEKTTTN; encoded by the coding sequence ATGAGAATTCTGCAAGGCATCTTACTGCTGCTCATCCTCTTCACCAATCCCGTTTGTCAGGCGGGAGACTGGCCCCAGATTCTGGGTCCCTATCGAAATGCTCATGCTGCTGACGAAACCATCGCAGCGTCCTGGCCTGCGGGCGGACCGGAATTGAAATGGCAGCGTCCCGTCGGCAGTGGGTTCGCAGGTGTCGCTGTCTTTCAGAATACACTGGTACTCTTTCATCGGGTTGGCGATCAGGAAATCGTCGAAGCACTCAATGCTGTTACGGGAGAACCGATCTGGAAACAGTCCGCCCCGGTCAGCTACCGGGGAACCTTCAACCCGAATGATGGTCCGATCGCTGTCCCCTTAATCCATAACAATTGGGTTTACACTTACGGCATCACGGGCCGCCTGCAATGCCTGGAACTGAAGACCGGCAAGGTAGTCTGGTCGCGCGACACTCATAAAGAATTCCAGGTCAGTGATGGTTACTTCGGAGTGGGCAGCACCCCGATCATTGTGGAAGAGAAACTGCTGGTCAACGTGGGTGGTAAACGTAAGAATGCCGGCGTGGTCGCGTTTTCCCTGGACAAGGGCTTTACCTTGTGGCAGGCACTGCAGGACGATGCCAGCTACTCCTCGCCGACCTCTGCCTTTCGACATGGTCGCTTCTACGCCATCTTCATCACCCGGCTGCACCTGACCGGCCTGGATCCGAAGAACGGCAATGTACTGTTTCAGTTCCCCTTTGGTAAGCGGGGCCCCACGGTGAATGGTGCCGACCCGGTAGTGATCGGCAACAACATCTTTGCCACAGCCAGCTACGGCGTGGGTGGTTTCTGGGGCCAGATTGAACAGATCGGCACACGGGAAATCTGGCGCAGCGAAAAGCCGATGTCCAGTCAGTACACGACGCCGATTGAATATGATGGCAAGCTGATCGGCATTGATGGTCGTCAGGATATCGGCACAGCCCGCCTGATTTGCTTTGATCCCCAGACACGCAAAGTCGAATGGGCCGAGAACGATTTTGGATACGCGACGTTACTTGAAGCCGACAACAAACTCATTATCATGAAAACCGATGGCACACTGGTACTGGCCGAAGCCTCCCTGGATGCCTATAAAGAACTGGCCAGCGAGCAGATCTTCCACTCCACGACACGGGCTCTGCCCGCCCTGTCTAATGGTCTGCTTTATGTCAGAGATTCAAAAACATTGAAATGTCTCAAGCTGGGGTCAGATGCCCCGGTCACTCCTGAAAAAACGACTACGAACTAG
- a CDS encoding ABC1 kinase family protein → MDSNPFRLIRNLRRSREIVTVLVNYGFDDLVDQLGLRRYLRWGRRLLFWKRTEPEIKLTRAKRIRLALESLGVTFIKFGQVVSTRPDLVPRDVVAELEKLQERVPSFPGEIAIEIIERELGEPIDKLYAEFDPAPLAAGSLGQVHKARHHDGTPLVVKVKRPDIDRVIEQDLSLMHELATMIERHFPDAEVFDPVGLVHQFSRTIHRELQFSREARSTDEFYRLFQDDATLYVPKIYSEMTQGDIITMEFIDGYRIDDEQELQNLPISPHEVAANGARIFMKMVFEFGVFHADPHPGNFRVLHDGSLCLIDYGMIGVLEEERRDLLVDLLLNVAKQDTNKLVEVVLNIGKAKRAVDHQLLRADLRDFIGNYYGIPLDQISVGKMLTDFINILAIHRIRCPVDIMLLIRAMITLEGVASRIAPDLNIAQEMEPYIYKLSSERYHPRAIASRIWSEACSFSKVMHDLPEQVGRTLGKLADDELQIHLDHKGIDHLTTEMDRSGNRLAIGMVMSSLILASAITISSDTRLVYISIPIFMMSSLLGIWLIYGVFRSGRL, encoded by the coding sequence TTGGACTCAAACCCATTTCGGTTAATCAGAAACTTACGCAGAAGTCGCGAGATTGTTACCGTTCTCGTGAATTATGGTTTTGATGATCTCGTTGATCAGTTGGGGCTGAGACGTTATCTCCGCTGGGGCCGCAGGCTGCTGTTCTGGAAACGCACCGAACCCGAAATCAAGCTCACTCGTGCGAAACGCATTCGCCTTGCTCTGGAAAGCCTGGGCGTCACGTTTATCAAATTCGGTCAGGTGGTCAGCACGCGCCCCGATCTGGTACCCCGCGATGTCGTCGCGGAACTGGAAAAACTGCAGGAGCGGGTTCCCTCCTTTCCCGGTGAAATCGCGATTGAAATCATCGAGCGCGAACTGGGAGAACCCATCGACAAACTGTATGCCGAGTTTGATCCTGCTCCTCTGGCCGCCGGTTCGCTGGGGCAGGTGCATAAAGCCCGTCACCACGACGGTACGCCGCTGGTAGTCAAGGTGAAGCGGCCCGATATCGACCGGGTGATCGAGCAGGACCTGAGCCTGATGCACGAACTGGCGACCATGATCGAACGCCATTTTCCGGATGCCGAAGTCTTCGATCCGGTAGGACTGGTCCATCAGTTTTCACGAACGATTCATCGCGAACTGCAGTTCAGCCGAGAGGCCCGCTCAACCGATGAGTTTTATCGCCTGTTCCAGGATGATGCCACGCTGTATGTTCCTAAAATCTACTCCGAGATGACCCAGGGTGACATCATCACTATGGAATTCATCGACGGCTATCGGATTGATGACGAACAGGAACTGCAAAACCTGCCCATCAGTCCGCATGAGGTCGCCGCGAACGGGGCACGGATCTTTATGAAAATGGTTTTCGAATTCGGCGTGTTTCATGCTGATCCGCATCCTGGGAATTTCCGGGTCCTGCATGATGGTTCGCTCTGCCTGATCGATTATGGCATGATTGGGGTTCTGGAAGAGGAACGCCGCGACTTGCTGGTCGACCTGTTACTGAATGTGGCCAAACAGGATACGAACAAACTCGTCGAAGTTGTGTTGAATATCGGTAAAGCCAAGCGGGCCGTCGATCATCAGTTGCTCCGGGCGGATCTTCGCGATTTCATCGGCAATTATTATGGAATCCCGCTGGATCAGATCAGTGTCGGCAAGATGCTGACCGATTTTATCAACATCCTGGCGATTCACCGCATTCGCTGTCCGGTCGATATCATGCTGCTGATTCGGGCCATGATCACCCTGGAAGGGGTGGCTTCCCGAATTGCCCCCGATCTGAATATCGCTCAGGAAATGGAACCGTACATTTATAAACTCTCCTCGGAGCGATATCATCCGCGAGCTATTGCCAGCCGCATCTGGTCCGAAGCCTGCAGCTTTTCCAAGGTGATGCATGATCTGCCTGAACAGGTGGGGCGAACCCTCGGGAAACTGGCCGATGACGAACTGCAGATCCACCTGGATCACAAAGGCATTGATCACCTCACGACCGAAATGGACCGCTCCGGGAACCGCCTGGCGATCGGAATGGTAATGTCGTCGCTGATCCTCGCATCGGCCATCACGATTTCATCGGACACGCGGCTGGTTTATATCAGCATTCCGATTTTCATGATGTCGAGTCTGTTGGGAATCTGGCTGATCTACGGCGTCTTCCGCAGCGGTCGATTGTAA
- a CDS encoding family 16 glycoside hydrolase, with product MHTFVRVLFTCIVFSTSTIHAQEFQQLFNGKDLTGWEGREGFWTVEDGAIVGETTPERPAKPNTFLVWQGGDVGDFEFKAQVRFKGNNSGVQYRSELVDPQNFALKGYQADLHPKPEYFGMLYGEKTGRGIIAQRFQRVEIGADGKPKVVAEIGDKNQKLNDWEWNELRIVAVGNRLVHQVNGVNTVDITDNHPQAFAKGVLGLQLHAGPPMRVEFKDVQYRPLAGKEAQAVLKAAVENTKKAPATKTSSSKNKKDKFDWVSAKPVPGWIWKTDNPTDNAPIYLRKQFEVANQIKAARLYFTCDNRATVWINGKDAGTATDWKNPVMLSDARKLVQSGLNQIAVKANNNGGVAAFILKLEIETADGKKQQISSTPDWKLSDQESPEWKQSSFDDSSWKLKLKSMGVFGSGPWGKPGITTRSGVDMEELAQNITIAKDFKVELLYEVPANEQGSWVSLTTDGKGRLLASDQGDKGLYRITVTEKGDAPQVDVEKMQIDLSGAQGMVWHKDALYFHKNGGNLFKVTDTNGDDQLDTAEVLPSERSGGEHGNHAVIVAEDNQHLYVIGGNHAALPPQDSIVRSHVPTWDEDLLLPREWDANGHARGRMAPGGWISRFSPETKQHEIISTGYRNEYDIALNRAGDIFTYDADMEWDLGTPWYRPTRINVAVSGSDYGWRSGSGKWPEYYEDSLPAVVNIGPGCPTGVISGQGARFPARYQDAMFALDWTFGTIYAIHLTPDGAGYKGEQEAFCYGSPLPLTDAIIGKDGALYFTIGGRGTQSALFRITYTGNESTKPVTEELAGAEARKLRRSLEAYHGKQDPAAVAAAWPHLSSSDRWLRHAARVAIESQPVEQWASKVFKEQNPQARISGAVALARMGNKSRRDAQIAALLELDPSQLSEPQFLGLLRAYALTFIRLGKPTAEQRAQVIAELDPYLPSQSKNINTELVRVLVYLESPTVIAKALDLIENRGEPEVPDWTELAGRNKNYGGRVLDMLAKHPPTHEINYAFMLRNLRDGWTMDQRRAYIEFINASAKYPGGNSYAKFLGNLRDEVLGYLSNADRAALADISGENFNPVPDFKITPPKGPGRTWTIGDASRYTSGGHLQKASFENGRNLFHSLRCAACHRFDGLGGDVGPDLTTVKNKFDARYILESIVEPSKVISDQYQSSIVITDEGRTFTGLVSKDGDKVIVYTADIKAEPIEIPAESVEEIQASPVSQMPQAMLNTLSPEEVRDLVAYLLSGGDPKARLYGK from the coding sequence ATGCATACTTTCGTCCGCGTTCTTTTTACCTGCATCGTTTTCTCAACCAGCACCATCCACGCTCAGGAATTTCAGCAGCTCTTCAACGGTAAAGATCTGACCGGCTGGGAAGGTCGAGAAGGATTCTGGACCGTAGAAGACGGAGCCATCGTGGGCGAGACCACGCCAGAGCGTCCTGCTAAACCCAACACCTTCCTCGTCTGGCAGGGGGGAGATGTGGGTGACTTTGAATTCAAAGCCCAGGTCCGCTTCAAAGGCAACAACTCAGGTGTGCAATATCGCAGCGAACTGGTCGATCCGCAGAACTTCGCACTCAAAGGCTACCAGGCCGACCTGCATCCAAAACCCGAATATTTCGGAATGCTCTACGGAGAAAAAACCGGACGGGGCATCATCGCCCAGCGTTTCCAGCGTGTCGAAATTGGAGCGGATGGCAAACCCAAAGTCGTCGCAGAGATCGGCGATAAAAATCAGAAACTGAATGACTGGGAATGGAACGAACTGCGGATCGTCGCGGTAGGCAACCGGCTGGTCCACCAGGTGAATGGAGTCAACACCGTCGATATCACCGACAACCATCCCCAGGCGTTTGCGAAAGGGGTGCTCGGTCTGCAGCTTCACGCGGGACCACCGATGCGTGTCGAATTCAAAGACGTGCAATACCGGCCGTTAGCAGGCAAAGAAGCCCAGGCCGTACTCAAGGCAGCTGTCGAGAACACAAAGAAAGCCCCCGCTACCAAAACATCGTCCTCAAAAAATAAAAAGGATAAGTTCGACTGGGTCTCCGCCAAACCGGTTCCAGGCTGGATCTGGAAGACAGACAACCCGACGGACAACGCCCCCATCTATCTGCGGAAGCAGTTCGAAGTCGCAAATCAGATCAAAGCGGCCCGTCTCTATTTCACCTGTGACAATCGGGCCACCGTCTGGATCAACGGCAAAGACGCAGGCACCGCAACCGACTGGAAAAATCCCGTCATGCTGAGCGATGCACGCAAACTGGTGCAGTCGGGCCTCAATCAGATCGCAGTGAAAGCGAACAACAATGGTGGTGTCGCAGCCTTCATTCTGAAGCTGGAAATTGAAACTGCCGATGGTAAAAAGCAGCAGATCAGCTCCACTCCCGACTGGAAACTGTCGGACCAGGAGTCTCCCGAGTGGAAGCAGTCCAGCTTCGACGACTCATCCTGGAAGCTGAAGCTGAAATCAATGGGCGTCTTCGGCAGTGGTCCCTGGGGTAAACCCGGGATCACAACCCGTAGTGGTGTCGACATGGAAGAACTGGCCCAGAATATCACCATCGCAAAGGACTTCAAAGTCGAACTGCTCTATGAAGTCCCCGCCAATGAACAGGGGAGTTGGGTTTCACTCACCACCGACGGCAAAGGACGACTGCTGGCCAGCGATCAGGGAGACAAAGGCCTCTATCGCATCACAGTCACTGAGAAAGGGGATGCCCCCCAGGTAGATGTCGAAAAAATGCAGATCGACCTTTCCGGTGCGCAGGGCATGGTCTGGCACAAGGACGCACTTTACTTTCACAAGAATGGCGGCAACCTCTTCAAGGTCACAGATACAAACGGGGACGACCAACTCGATACTGCCGAAGTTCTTCCCAGCGAACGTAGCGGTGGCGAACACGGCAACCATGCGGTGATCGTCGCGGAAGATAATCAGCACCTGTATGTCATCGGCGGTAATCACGCCGCTCTCCCCCCTCAGGACAGCATCGTCCGTTCGCACGTTCCCACCTGGGACGAAGACCTGCTGCTACCCCGTGAATGGGATGCCAACGGACATGCCCGCGGTCGCATGGCACCGGGTGGCTGGATTTCCCGGTTCTCTCCGGAAACAAAACAACACGAAATCATCTCCACCGGCTATCGAAACGAATACGACATCGCCCTCAACCGGGCCGGTGACATCTTCACCTACGATGCAGACATGGAATGGGACCTCGGAACTCCCTGGTACCGCCCGACCCGCATCAACGTCGCCGTCAGCGGTTCCGACTATGGTTGGCGAAGTGGTTCCGGCAAATGGCCCGAATACTACGAAGACAGTCTACCCGCCGTGGTGAATATCGGCCCCGGTTGTCCGACCGGCGTGATCAGTGGCCAGGGAGCCAGGTTCCCGGCACGCTATCAGGATGCCATGTTCGCACTCGACTGGACGTTCGGGACGATCTACGCCATTCATCTCACTCCGGATGGCGCAGGCTATAAGGGTGAGCAGGAAGCATTCTGCTACGGTTCACCACTGCCGCTGACCGATGCGATCATCGGTAAAGACGGCGCACTCTACTTCACCATCGGTGGACGGGGAACTCAGTCGGCCCTGTTCAGAATCACCTACACTGGAAACGAATCAACCAAACCGGTTACAGAAGAACTGGCGGGCGCTGAAGCCCGAAAACTGCGTCGCAGCCTGGAAGCTTATCATGGCAAACAGGATCCAGCAGCCGTCGCAGCTGCCTGGCCACACCTCTCCAGTTCTGATCGCTGGTTGCGACACGCGGCTCGTGTCGCCATCGAATCGCAGCCCGTTGAGCAGTGGGCTTCGAAAGTATTTAAGGAACAAAATCCCCAGGCACGGATTTCCGGGGCAGTCGCCCTGGCCCGCATGGGAAACAAATCACGCCGCGATGCCCAGATTGCTGCTCTGCTGGAACTGGATCCATCTCAATTGAGCGAACCACAGTTCCTGGGACTGTTACGTGCTTACGCCCTGACGTTCATTCGCCTGGGCAAACCCACGGCAGAACAAAGAGCACAGGTCATTGCCGAACTCGACCCGTATCTGCCCAGCCAGAGCAAGAACATCAACACCGAACTGGTTCGTGTGCTGGTTTACCTGGAATCACCAACCGTGATTGCCAAAGCCCTGGACCTGATTGAAAACCGGGGTGAACCTGAAGTCCCCGACTGGACCGAACTGGCGGGACGAAATAAAAACTATGGCGGGCGTGTCCTCGACATGCTGGCCAAGCATCCGCCCACACATGAAATCAATTATGCATTCATGCTGCGAAACCTGCGTGACGGCTGGACCATGGATCAGCGTCGTGCCTACATCGAGTTCATCAACGCCTCAGCTAAATACCCGGGAGGCAACAGTTACGCCAAGTTCCTGGGTAACCTGCGTGACGAAGTACTCGGATATCTCTCCAATGCCGATCGAGCCGCTCTGGCCGACATCAGTGGTGAGAATTTCAATCCCGTCCCTGATTTCAAAATCACTCCCCCCAAAGGCCCGGGACGAACCTGGACGATCGGGGATGCCAGCCGATACACTTCCGGCGGACACCTGCAGAAAGCCAGTTTCGAGAATGGCCGGAACCTGTTCCATTCCCTGCGTTGTGCTGCCTGCCACCGCTTTGACGGACTGGGGGGCGATGTCGGTCCCGACCTGACGACCGTGAAGAACAAGTTCGATGCCCGTTATATCCTCGAATCGATTGTCGAACCGAGTAAGGTGATTTCCGATCAATATCAATCCTCGATCGTGATCACCGATGAGGGGCGTACTTTCACTGGTCTCGTTTCGAAAGACGGCGACAAAGTGATTGTCTACACGGCCGACATCAAGGCAGAACCGATTGAGATCCCGGCAGAAAGCGTCGAAGAAATCCAGGCGTCTCCTGTATCACAGATGCCTCAGGCGATGCTGAATACTCTCAGCCCCGAGGAAGTACGGGACCTGGTCGCTTATCTGCTGTCAGGCGGCGATCCCAAGGCTCGACTCTACGGGAAATAA